The Zeugodacus cucurbitae isolate PBARC_wt_2022May chromosome 4, idZeuCucr1.2, whole genome shotgun sequence genome includes the window tttgtaaattaaattaactgactaaattataatattccTTTTAGTGATATATTTACTGCGCTCAGGGATCCTACTGCCTGCAAGCATTTGAAAGAACTGCTTGTACAACAAATTAGAGAAAAATGTCCAAATGCTGAAATCATAGTTGGATTAGAATCACGTGGTTTTCTATTCAATTTGCTGGTAGCAACCGAACTGGGTATTGGTTGTGCACCAGTGCGTAAGAAGGGCAAATTGCCCGGTGATCTAATATCTGTGGAATATGTATTAGAATATGGCAAAGTAAGTCGTACATATacttatttgtaataattttatgtggttaaattaatttaaattttattgtttaaatagGACATTTTCGAAATGCAAGCCAACGCGATTAAATCGGGTCAAAAGGTTATAATCGTTGATGACCTACTTGCCACCGGCGGTTCGCTCAAAGCTGCAATTGAGCTGGTGCGTAAAGCTGGCGGCAATGTTATTGGAAGTTTTGTGATTTTAGAATTGGAAGATTTACACGGTCGTGACAAAATCGACTGTGATGTACATTCTCTAATTAAATATTGAAGTCGAGAATTGCTACTATCCACTATGTGGACTTAGATAACAAAACGCAACACACTACCCAGAGGAACTCACTACTTTGCTACTTTGTAGATTACAAATTTACCAATAATAATATTCAGGGCTTTgttaaaataagattttatacatttaaaataattgtaaatatgtgcgtaaatatatatgaaaagatattattataaatttaacgtGAAACAGGAAGCAATAAACACATTACTctatttttataaagcaaatcaaatgtaattaagattatgtatttttttttgttgagatACTCGAATCTTATAGATTGTATTACTATAATGACTGATAAAGAAACGCTTTATATTGTAAACGTGATTGAAACAATGACATATGTCTCTATCAATCcttctatatactatatacacatGTAGGTGTATGTATGCTTCTATTGCCAAACGGCTCATTAAGTGTAATTGAGAACTAGgcattcaaaattttacttttagtggtgtttatacacacacacacatatatgtaataGTATTAAAATCCATATGAGCAAATAGATTTATGAAGCTGTGttaaattgattgattgatcctaaatgtatgcaatgatTTGGCACTGATTCGAATGTATACATGTAAACAGcgattaatacatacatattgcacATATATAATTCGAATTTAAAATGATTTCGGTGTTTTGAGAAAATGTAGGACCCATATTTTTTGTAGGGTTTGCGCAATATAGTAGCGTTTATAGTGAAAATATCGACTCTTTCCGCTGTATGTACCATTAGAGACTTCATCTTAACTCCTCCTAAACCAGTTTGAAACAAATGCCGCTTTATAAAaacggcgttgttgttgttgttgtaacggcttaaaacattccccaaataattctgaggaatgctgccgatttgacagtccttggccggataaaaatccgggtccgttccggttacgcagaaccgactgtcgtgggaacggaaCTGCAACTCGTCAAATACAATGCCTCTTACCTTGAGCTTAGACGGATAAACTATATAGAGTTGCGGAACTCGACCAGGAAATGGTATTAGGATCTCTGAACAAATCCGGATTTTATCAAGATTTTGTTACCTCGGCTGGTTTCTTGTTCATATGGATGGCTTCTGGGCTTTATAACGTACTTGAAAGGATTAATTTGTATCTCAATAATTCtaagtttttctaaaaaaaatattattgcacaatattccGGAATGTGAAGCCATACCTAACGGTAGTTCAGATGATGTAAAAGGTTATTTAATCAATGAGGAGTTTTGAGGACTTAAATCTAGTTCTTgcgacaaaaaatatttagtacttAGTACTTACCGATCCAAATAGAGTTAGATCGTCGAAGGGCAGCTCTTGGttggataaaatccgggtcaattCCGATAATGTAGAACCGGCTGCATTGGGAATTTTGGTCTCCGGTTAGATGACCTCCACCACAACTAGACTTGTCAATCTTCATAAAAGCCGGTTCTGAGATATCGGGATTGACTCGGATTTTCGGATTCGACCAAGGGCTGTTGTAaggtaaattgtttttttagacAACTAGACTTGTGCTTTCTCCAGCAGGGCTGGAtaatcgctacaacaacaacaaaatatttggatCCACATTATTAAGATAgcaccaaatatttttaattgaaaaggcattgtttaataaattaaatgaacataTTACATAAATTCAGAATGTGCATTTACCTTCCAGCGCTGCTTTACATTCCAAATTTTTTGATATCTGCGACTTGAGACCcgtttgtttacaaataaagCCGAAGCTGTGTTAGTTGTAAACAATCActaatacatagatacatatatgtttatggaaAAATCAGCTGAACCATAGAAACAAACCACGCATGTGTATGTCAAGAGGTGGAGTTGAGAGCATTATGGACAAAATGCGCTCTACCAAGCACACGAAAGAGGCATAGAGACGTCGAGAAAGAAATGAAGTGGCTTCACAAGAGCAAAACGATGGAGAGTGGACGCTGATTACTGATAAGACACGACGTGCGCAGAGGCGCTACTGCTCCTTTATCAAACAACAAAAAGGGCAACAACTACATATTGGAGGCACCAGAGATACGTTCCACTATTTTAGGGGTTGAAGCAAAGCTTTCTTGCAAAGTTGTTTATAAATTGAGTGGGTCGAGAGTTGTTgccaatcattttaaaattacagtttaaattattttttttttgtttttgcatttagtATATAGTATTAGTGtgcgaagtgaagtgaagtggcgaacaattacaaattattagCTTAACTAGAATTTAATTATCGCCAACTGTCAATCAATGAAGACAATGAGCGGCAATTAGGGCGGGAAGGGCGTGCTGCGGTGTGGAAGCTACTGTTGTGGGTTACATGAAAGCAAGCGCTGAGCGCATTGCAGCTGAAGCTTTGTGGAGCAGTTGGCAAACAACGACACCTTGCCGCTGGGGATGTACGCTAGTGGCGTGTGGATGAGGTGGGCGAGTGGCGCCAGAGCGGTAGTGGGCTTGTCGTTGCTGTTTTTGTGAGATTTGCGCGCTTTTGCTACTGTAGCCAAAGCTGGCATGTCCGTTtgttagttgttattgttgttgctgcgcatatgtacatatgtacaagcggCATTTGTTAGTTGGCACTGACGAcgctacatacaaacacacacacacacacgtacatattaACAATGTAAGAGcgcatatatttgtttgtttgtacgcCACACACTCCGGCGCAGTGGCCGTTTGGCATTCGCTGGC containing:
- the LOC105221016 gene encoding adenine phosphoribosyltransferase yields the protein MGNDEKLEYIKSKIGTFPDFPKKGIVFRDIFTALRDPTACKHLKELLVQQIREKCPNAEIIVGLESRGFLFNLLVATELGIGCAPVRKKGKLPGDLISVEYVLEYGKDIFEMQANAIKSGQKVIIVDDLLATGGSLKAAIELVRKAGGNVIGSFVILELEDLHGRDKIDCDVHSLIKY